In Marisediminicola antarctica, one DNA window encodes the following:
- a CDS encoding glycerophosphoryl diester phosphodiesterase membrane domain-containing protein: MTQNEPWHAPAGLGQAPDGSPFPEAGQPTGIRPGWAPPPRPGLVPLRPLDVGTILAAPYQLLRRNPRPTFGMSLLLQGSVLLLTLVVVSVAAFFSLSRIDFATGSEASDEIVAGSIGMILLSSLVPLALSLVATAVMQGIIVLEVARQSLGEKLRFRQLWALARGRILALVGYSLALTAVLLMAVAIVIGLVAGLSVLGSAGALAGVALALLLGAALVVLGAWISTKLAFVPSILMLERLSVRESVARSWRLSTGAFWKILGILLLVAVILNVVSSIAGAPLQFVAVLLPALVAPTGDETAIIALFVAVTVVSLVLTIVVSAVILVVQSATTALLYLDQRIRKEGLDLELARYVEARQFGGASELADPYAARMAAPAASPAAQRDASPWA, encoded by the coding sequence GTGACCCAGAACGAGCCGTGGCACGCACCCGCAGGACTCGGCCAGGCGCCGGATGGATCTCCGTTCCCGGAGGCGGGCCAGCCCACCGGCATCAGGCCTGGCTGGGCACCACCGCCTCGCCCCGGGCTGGTTCCGCTGCGACCGCTCGACGTCGGCACGATCCTCGCCGCCCCGTACCAGCTGCTGCGCCGCAACCCTCGGCCGACCTTCGGCATGAGTCTCCTGCTGCAGGGCAGCGTGCTCCTGCTCACCCTCGTCGTCGTCTCTGTCGCGGCGTTCTTCAGCCTCAGCCGCATCGATTTCGCGACCGGATCAGAGGCGTCCGACGAGATCGTGGCCGGCAGCATCGGGATGATTCTGCTGTCGTCGCTCGTCCCGCTCGCCCTGTCGCTCGTCGCGACCGCGGTCATGCAGGGAATCATCGTGCTGGAGGTCGCTCGGCAGAGCCTCGGTGAGAAGCTGCGGTTCCGCCAGCTCTGGGCTCTCGCCCGCGGGCGCATCCTGGCCCTCGTCGGCTACTCGCTCGCCCTGACCGCGGTTCTGCTGATGGCCGTGGCCATCGTGATCGGTCTCGTCGCCGGCCTCTCGGTGCTCGGGTCGGCCGGAGCTCTGGCCGGTGTCGCACTCGCCCTGCTGCTCGGCGCGGCTCTCGTCGTGCTCGGCGCCTGGATCAGCACCAAGCTCGCGTTCGTTCCCAGCATCCTGATGCTCGAGCGGCTCAGCGTGCGCGAGTCCGTCGCCCGGTCGTGGCGGCTCAGCACCGGCGCTTTCTGGAAGATCCTCGGTATTCTGCTGCTTGTCGCGGTCATCCTGAATGTGGTGTCGTCGATCGCGGGAGCCCCCCTGCAGTTCGTGGCGGTGCTGCTGCCGGCGCTCGTCGCTCCGACCGGCGACGAGACGGCGATCATCGCCCTGTTCGTCGCGGTGACGGTCGTGTCGCTCGTGCTCACGATCGTGGTCTCCGCGGTCATCCTCGTCGTCCAGTCCGCCACGACGGCGCTCCTCTACCTCGACCAGCGGATCCGCAAGGAGGGCCTCGACCTCGAGCTCGCCCGGTATGTGGAGGCCAGGCAGTTTGGCGGTGCGTCGGAGCTGGCCGACCCCTACGCTGCCCGGATGGCAGCGCCGGCGGCATCACCGGCGGCGCAGCGCGACGCCTCCCCGTGGGCATGA
- the mtrA gene encoding MtrAB system response regulator MtrA, translating to MTARILVVDDDTALAEMIGIVLRTEGFEPVFCADGAQAFATFTASRPDLVLLDLMLPGKDGIEVCAEIRAESGVPVIMLTAKSDTSDVVRGLESGADDYIVKPFNPKELVARIRTRLRPTQTTTTGTLQVGDIELDVTGHEVRRGDTKINLTPLEFELLLALALKPQQVFTREMLLEQVWGYHYKADTRLVNVHVQRLRAKVEEDPDNPRIVMTVRGVGYRAGSS from the coding sequence ATGACTGCGCGCATCCTGGTGGTTGACGACGATACCGCTCTCGCCGAAATGATCGGCATCGTGCTGCGCACCGAGGGGTTCGAGCCGGTCTTCTGCGCCGACGGCGCCCAGGCGTTCGCTACCTTCACGGCGTCCAGACCTGACCTCGTCCTGCTCGACCTCATGCTGCCGGGCAAGGACGGCATCGAGGTCTGCGCCGAGATTCGCGCCGAGTCCGGCGTGCCGGTGATCATGCTCACCGCGAAGTCCGACACCTCCGACGTGGTGCGCGGCCTCGAGAGCGGAGCGGATGACTACATCGTCAAGCCGTTCAACCCCAAGGAGCTCGTCGCGCGCATCCGCACGAGGCTTCGACCGACCCAGACGACGACGACCGGCACGCTGCAGGTGGGCGACATCGAGCTCGATGTTACCGGCCACGAGGTGCGCCGGGGCGACACGAAGATCAACCTCACCCCACTCGAGTTCGAGCTTCTGCTCGCCCTGGCCCTGAAGCCGCAACAGGTGTTCACCAGGGAGATGCTGCTTGAGCAGGTGTGGGGCTACCACTACAAGGCCGACACCCGGCTCGTGAACGTGCACGTGCAGAGGCTGCGCGCGAAGGTCGAGGAAGACCCCGACAATCCGCGCATTGTGATGACGGTGCGCGGCGTCGGCTACCGCGCCGGCTCCAGCTGA
- the secA gene encoding preprotein translocase subunit SecA, whose amino-acid sequence MANVLERVLRVGEGRTLRRLQRYAEAINHLEDDFTGLTDDELKNETVELRERYSSGESLDDLLPEAFAAVREAAKRTLGLRHFDVQLMGGAALHLGNIAEMKTGEGKTLVATTAAYLNAIASRGVHIITVNDYLASYQSELMGRVFRALGMTTGCIVSGQTPPQRRDQYAADITYGTNNEFGFDYLRDNMAWQSQDMVQRGHFFAVVDEVDSILIDEARTPLIISGPASGEANRWFTEFASLAKKLVPDVDYEVDEKKRTVGVLEPGIEKVEDYLGIDNLYESANTPLISFLNNSIKASALFKKDKDYVVMNGEVLIVDEHTGRILMGRRYNEGIHQAIEAKEGVAVKAENQTLATVTLQNYFRLYKKLSGMTGTAETEAAEFMSTYKLGVVAIPTNRSMIRIDQPDLVYKNEEAKFAQVVEDIDVRHKLGQPVLVGTTSVEKSEYLSKLLAKRGIRHEVLNAKNHAREAAIVAQAGRLGSVTVATNMAGRGTDVMLGGNAEFLAVAEMHSKGLSPNDTPDEYEAAWDDVFDRVKAEVGTEAEKVVEAGGLYVLGTERHESRRIDNQLRGRSGRQGDPGESRFYLSLTDDLMRLFNSAAAESLMGRGSVPDDLAIESKVVSRAIRSAQSQVESRNAEIRKNVLKYDDVLNRQREAIYGDRRHILEGDNLQDRTRQFLEDVVNEVIDEHTAEGHADDWDLEALWTELKTLYPISITVDEVLNEAGSRGKLSRGDLGEEIMSDAKLAYENRTESLGEPAMRELERRVVLSVIDRRWRDHLYEMDYLKDGIGLRAMAQRDPLVEYQREGFALYQSMMGQIREETVGFLFNLEVEVSPAGATAAVPTVAAKGLGAPAAPVDKLSYSAPNVEGEVEVRNQRGQIERTAPATAARGTDEADAAPATPASPQRPAARGAFGEKPGGASTPPVNRAERRAQPKRK is encoded by the coding sequence GTGGCTAATGTTCTAGAGCGCGTTCTACGTGTCGGCGAAGGGCGCACCCTGCGTCGGCTTCAGCGCTATGCGGAGGCGATCAATCACCTCGAAGACGACTTCACCGGCCTCACCGACGACGAGCTGAAGAACGAGACGGTCGAGCTGCGCGAGCGCTACTCGAGCGGCGAATCACTCGACGACCTGCTGCCCGAGGCGTTCGCCGCAGTGAGGGAGGCCGCGAAGCGCACCCTGGGCCTGCGCCACTTCGATGTGCAGCTCATGGGAGGGGCAGCCCTTCACCTCGGCAACATCGCCGAGATGAAGACCGGAGAGGGTAAGACCCTCGTCGCGACGACGGCGGCCTACCTCAACGCGATCGCCTCACGCGGCGTGCACATCATCACGGTCAACGACTACCTCGCCAGCTACCAGTCCGAGCTCATGGGCCGAGTGTTCCGCGCCCTCGGCATGACGACCGGCTGCATCGTCAGCGGCCAGACGCCGCCCCAGCGCCGCGATCAGTATGCGGCCGACATCACGTACGGCACCAATAACGAGTTCGGCTTCGACTACCTGCGCGACAACATGGCCTGGCAGTCCCAGGACATGGTGCAGCGTGGCCACTTCTTCGCGGTCGTCGACGAGGTCGACTCGATCCTCATCGATGAGGCCCGCACTCCCCTGATCATCTCCGGCCCGGCATCCGGCGAGGCCAACCGCTGGTTCACCGAGTTCGCGAGCCTCGCAAAAAAGCTCGTGCCCGATGTGGACTACGAGGTCGACGAGAAGAAGCGCACCGTCGGCGTGCTCGAACCCGGCATCGAGAAGGTCGAGGACTACCTCGGCATCGACAACCTCTACGAGTCGGCGAACACGCCGCTGATCTCGTTCCTGAACAACTCGATCAAGGCCAGCGCGCTGTTCAAGAAGGACAAGGACTACGTCGTCATGAACGGCGAGGTGCTCATCGTCGACGAGCACACCGGGCGAATCCTGATGGGGCGCCGCTACAACGAGGGCATCCACCAGGCGATCGAGGCCAAGGAGGGCGTCGCCGTCAAGGCGGAGAACCAGACCCTCGCGACCGTGACCCTGCAGAACTACTTCCGGCTCTACAAGAAGCTCTCGGGCATGACGGGAACGGCCGAGACCGAGGCCGCCGAGTTCATGAGCACCTACAAGCTCGGGGTCGTCGCGATCCCGACGAACCGCTCGATGATCCGGATCGACCAGCCCGACCTCGTCTACAAGAACGAGGAGGCGAAGTTCGCGCAGGTTGTCGAGGACATCGATGTCCGGCACAAGCTGGGCCAGCCGGTTCTCGTCGGAACGACGAGCGTCGAGAAGAGTGAGTACCTGTCGAAGCTTCTCGCGAAGCGCGGCATCCGACACGAGGTCCTCAACGCCAAGAACCACGCGCGCGAGGCCGCGATCGTCGCTCAGGCCGGCCGGCTTGGATCCGTCACGGTCGCGACCAACATGGCTGGGCGAGGTACCGATGTGATGCTCGGCGGCAACGCCGAGTTCCTCGCCGTCGCCGAGATGCACAGCAAGGGCCTCAGCCCCAACGACACCCCCGACGAATACGAGGCCGCCTGGGACGACGTGTTCGACAGGGTCAAGGCCGAGGTCGGCACCGAGGCCGAGAAGGTCGTCGAGGCAGGCGGTCTCTACGTGCTCGGCACCGAGCGCCACGAGTCCAGGCGCATCGACAACCAGCTGCGCGGACGCTCCGGACGCCAGGGCGACCCGGGCGAGAGCCGCTTCTACCTCTCGCTCACCGACGACCTGATGCGACTGTTCAACTCGGCCGCGGCCGAGTCGCTGATGGGACGCGGCAGCGTTCCCGACGACCTCGCGATCGAGTCGAAGGTCGTCAGTCGCGCCATCCGCAGCGCCCAGAGCCAGGTCGAGTCGCGCAACGCGGAGATCCGCAAGAACGTGCTCAAGTACGACGACGTGCTCAACCGCCAACGCGAGGCCATCTACGGCGACCGCCGGCACATCCTCGAGGGGGACAACCTCCAGGACCGCACCCGGCAGTTCCTCGAAGACGTCGTCAACGAGGTCATCGACGAGCACACAGCCGAGGGCCACGCCGACGACTGGGATCTCGAGGCGCTGTGGACCGAGCTCAAGACGCTCTATCCGATCTCGATCACGGTCGATGAGGTGCTCAACGAGGCGGGATCGCGTGGCAAGCTCTCGCGCGGCGACCTCGGCGAAGAGATCATGTCCGACGCCAAGCTCGCCTACGAGAACCGCACCGAGTCTCTCGGGGAGCCGGCGATGCGCGAACTCGAACGCCGCGTCGTGCTCTCGGTCATCGACCGTCGCTGGCGCGACCACCTCTACGAGATGGACTACCTCAAGGACGGCATCGGCCTGCGCGCGATGGCGCAGCGCGACCCGCTCGTCGAGTACCAGCGGGAGGGCTTCGCCCTGTACCAGTCGATGATGGGACAGATCCGCGAGGAAACGGTCGGCTTCCTATTCAATCTCGAGGTCGAGGTCTCCCCGGCCGGCGCGACCGCCGCGGTGCCGACCGTGGCGGCGAAGGGGCTCGGGGCCCCCGCGGCCCCCGTCGACAAGCTCAGCTACTCGGCACCGAATGTGGAGGGCGAGGTCGAGGTGCGTAACCAGCGCGGCCAGATCGAGCGCACCGCGCCGGCGACGGCGGCACGCGGCACCGACGAGGCGGACGCGGCACCGGCCACCCCCGCCAGCCCACAGCGGCCGGCGGCACGAGGCGCATTCGGCGAGAAGCCCGGCGGCGCGAGCACCCCGCCGGTCAACCGCGCTGAGCGTCGGGCCCAGCCCAAGCGCAAGTAG
- the mtrB gene encoding MtrAB system histidine kinase MtrB produces MRGLGWRTYLPRLLRFWRRSLQFRTVAITVMLSSVAVGLIGAYMSISIGDNLLSSRTEQINAEAARANLIAQQLFDDAPTTDETDPVELATLGVSVQNAIASSTTTPGGTGIALNRTPGQQTQQVLQPTSSRNFPDEVVTVEMREQLAESPGEVLLQSVMLPGGEPGLVAGSQLSVPNAGVYELYLVYDLSDAQRTLGFVQQTLLLGGLALIALIGAVTYVVVRLVVGPVRLAAETSQKLAAGQLEVRIPEKGEDVIATLARSFNGMADSLQHQITRLAELSRVQQRFVSDVSHELRTPLTTIRLAGDMLYDQRESFPPATERTAELLHTQVQRFEVLLADLLEISRYDAGAVDLDLEPTNLVRLADDAVDSMRALADERGSDLRVVAPGGYFEAEVEARRVRRILRNLLGNAVEHGEGRPIVVTIDSNATAIGIAVRDYGIGMAAFDVEKVFDRFWRADPSRKRTIGGTGLGLAISLEDATLHEGWLEVWSEPGEGTCFRLTLPRERGVPISSSPVGLPPEEPVDTIEEAHA; encoded by the coding sequence ATGCGGGGACTTGGCTGGCGAACCTACCTGCCGCGGTTGCTGCGATTCTGGCGCAGGTCGCTGCAGTTCCGCACGGTCGCGATCACGGTCATGCTGTCGAGCGTCGCGGTCGGGCTCATCGGCGCGTACATGTCGATCAGCATCGGCGACAACCTCTTGTCGTCGCGCACCGAGCAGATCAACGCCGAGGCGGCGCGGGCGAACCTCATCGCGCAGCAACTGTTCGATGACGCCCCGACGACCGACGAGACCGACCCTGTCGAGCTCGCGACGCTCGGCGTGAGCGTGCAGAACGCCATCGCCAGTTCGACCACGACTCCGGGCGGCACCGGCATCGCGCTCAATCGCACACCGGGCCAGCAGACCCAGCAGGTTCTGCAGCCGACAAGCAGCCGCAACTTTCCCGACGAGGTGGTCACTGTTGAGATGCGCGAGCAGCTCGCGGAGAGCCCGGGCGAGGTGTTGTTGCAGTCGGTGATGCTGCCGGGCGGCGAGCCGGGCCTCGTCGCCGGGTCCCAGCTGTCGGTGCCGAACGCCGGCGTCTACGAGCTGTACCTCGTCTACGACCTCAGCGATGCTCAGCGCACCCTCGGGTTCGTGCAGCAGACTCTCCTGCTCGGCGGGCTCGCGCTTATCGCGCTCATCGGCGCGGTCACCTATGTCGTCGTCCGTCTTGTCGTCGGCCCCGTGCGGCTCGCGGCCGAGACGAGCCAGAAGCTTGCTGCCGGCCAGCTGGAGGTGCGGATTCCGGAGAAGGGGGAGGACGTCATCGCAACCCTCGCCCGATCCTTCAACGGCATGGCGGACAGCCTGCAGCATCAGATCACCCGGCTCGCCGAGCTGTCCCGGGTGCAGCAGCGATTCGTTTCGGATGTCTCGCACGAGCTGCGCACGCCCCTCACGACCATCCGGCTCGCGGGTGACATGCTCTACGACCAGCGGGAGTCGTTCCCGCCGGCCACCGAGCGCACCGCCGAGCTGCTGCACACGCAGGTGCAGCGCTTCGAGGTGCTGCTCGCCGACCTGCTCGAGATCAGCCGGTACGACGCCGGCGCGGTCGACCTCGATCTCGAACCGACCAACCTCGTGCGCCTCGCTGACGATGCCGTGGACTCCATGCGGGCGCTCGCCGACGAGCGAGGCAGCGACCTGCGCGTCGTCGCCCCCGGCGGCTATTTCGAGGCGGAGGTGGAGGCGCGTCGTGTGCGCCGCATCCTCCGCAACCTTCTCGGAAACGCCGTCGAACACGGCGAGGGGCGCCCGATCGTGGTGACGATCGACAGCAACGCCACGGCGATCGGGATCGCGGTGCGCGACTACGGGATCGGGATGGCCGCCTTCGACGTGGAGAAGGTCTTCGACCGGTTCTGGCGTGCCGACCCATCCCGGAAGCGCACGATCGGCGGCACCGGCCTGGGCCTGGCGATCTCACTCGAGGACGCGACCCTGCACGAGGGCTGGCTCGAGGTGTGGTCGGAACCGGGCGAGGGCACCTGCTTCCGGCTCACCCTGCCGCGCGAGCGTGGCGTGCCGATCTCCAGCTCACCGGTCGGCCTGCCGCCGGAGGAGCCGGTCGACACAATCGAGGAAGCTCATGCGTAG
- a CDS encoding DUF4350 domain-containing protein gives MTAPTKEATVLTPTVRAGARRSLFWASAVAFVLLVAIGILSLIGVSGDAPRLSPRNPAPDGAMAVAEVLAGQGIDVRPTDTLDDTIVAAVDPTNTTIVLFDEDGQLDDAQRQTLLDTGAHLVVLEPGFAQLASFAPGVSSAGVPDDDPLRAGCSLPAAAKATTVSPGGLAYRAGASAELCLTSDSDTGADAHSYIRVETDGTVVSIVGATEALTNAAVTDLGNAAFALNLLGEDDTLVWYRPSILDAAGETDPAALTPGWVTPAIALLILVAAAAAFWRGRRFGPLVIENLPVLVRASETMEGRARLYEKGSARVRALDSLRMATISRLATRSGLPTTAHLDQVCLAVAAALRTDPTGIRSLLVDAIPETDADLVRLSDRLLALETALAEELRP, from the coding sequence ATGACCGCGCCGACGAAGGAAGCGACCGTGCTGACGCCGACGGTGCGGGCCGGGGCGCGCCGGTCGCTGTTCTGGGCCTCCGCCGTCGCCTTCGTGCTTCTCGTCGCGATCGGCATCCTCTCCCTCATCGGGGTCTCCGGCGACGCACCGCGGTTGTCCCCCAGGAACCCCGCCCCCGACGGCGCGATGGCCGTCGCAGAGGTGCTGGCCGGACAGGGCATCGACGTGCGCCCGACCGACACCCTCGACGACACCATCGTGGCGGCCGTCGACCCCACGAACACCACGATTGTGCTGTTCGACGAGGACGGCCAGCTCGACGACGCCCAGCGGCAGACGCTGCTCGACACCGGCGCCCACCTCGTCGTGCTCGAGCCCGGCTTCGCGCAGCTCGCAAGCTTCGCCCCCGGGGTGAGTTCCGCCGGCGTTCCCGACGACGACCCCCTGCGGGCCGGATGCTCGCTGCCCGCCGCAGCGAAGGCGACAACCGTCTCGCCCGGCGGCCTCGCCTACCGCGCCGGAGCGAGCGCCGAGCTCTGCCTCACCAGCGACAGCGACACCGGCGCCGACGCCCACTCCTACATCCGCGTCGAGACAGACGGAACGGTCGTGTCGATCGTGGGTGCGACAGAGGCTCTCACGAACGCGGCCGTCACCGACCTCGGCAACGCCGCATTCGCGCTCAATCTGCTCGGCGAGGACGACACCCTTGTCTGGTACCGGCCGTCGATTCTGGATGCGGCGGGCGAGACCGATCCCGCGGCCCTCACCCCCGGCTGGGTCACCCCCGCCATCGCGCTCCTCATCCTCGTCGCAGCGGCGGCGGCGTTCTGGCGCGGTCGTCGCTTCGGCCCCCTCGTCATTGAGAACCTGCCCGTCCTCGTGCGGGCGAGCGAGACGATGGAGGGGCGGGCGCGGCTCTACGAGAAGGGCTCGGCGCGGGTGCGGGCGCTCGACTCGCTGCGCATGGCGACGATCTCACGGCTCGCGACGCGAAGCGGGCTGCCGACGACAGCCCACCTCGACCAGGTCTGCCTCGCCGTCGCCGCGGCTCTTCGGACCGACCCCACGGGCATCCGTTCACTGCTCGTCGACGCGATCCCCGAGACCGACGCCGACCTCGTGCGTCTCAGCGACCGGCTGCTCGCGCTCGAAACCGCCCTCGCCGAGGAGTTGCGTCCGTGA
- the hpf gene encoding ribosome hibernation-promoting factor, HPF/YfiA family: METSINGLGLGITDRFREYATEKAEKVAHLADRALAFEVKVTRHNEKNGSSGDDRVELTLIGPGPLVRAESNGSDKYVAFDLALDKLVERLRRAKDRHKVHRGKRRPTSLREATASGFSVVDITPAAPEVLEKVRTGSVDIVTPEQQEEAEPDWSPVVIRKKVFAALPMTVDDALYHMELVGHDFYLFIDSETHRPSVVYRRKGWDYGVIGLDDASAELTGASASANSSR, translated from the coding sequence ATGGAAACTTCCATCAACGGACTGGGTCTCGGAATCACTGATCGGTTTCGGGAGTACGCCACCGAAAAGGCCGAAAAGGTTGCCCATCTCGCCGACCGGGCCCTCGCGTTCGAGGTTAAGGTCACTCGTCACAACGAGAAGAACGGCTCCTCGGGAGATGACCGAGTCGAGCTCACCCTCATCGGACCTGGCCCCCTCGTTCGCGCCGAGTCGAACGGCTCGGACAAGTACGTCGCCTTCGATCTCGCCCTCGACAAGCTCGTCGAGAGGCTCCGCCGGGCGAAGGACCGGCACAAGGTGCACAGGGGCAAGCGCCGGCCGACGTCGCTGCGGGAGGCGACCGCCAGCGGCTTCAGCGTCGTCGACATCACACCCGCCGCCCCCGAGGTGCTGGAGAAGGTCCGCACCGGCTCGGTGGACATCGTGACGCCCGAGCAGCAGGAGGAGGCGGAGCCGGACTGGAGCCCCGTTGTCATCCGCAAGAAGGTGTTCGCGGCGCTGCCCATGACTGTCGACGATGCGCTCTACCACATGGAGCTCGTCGGCCACGATTTCTACCTCTTCATCGACTCCGAGACCCACCGGCCGAGCGTCGTCTACCGGCGCAAGGGCTGGGACTACGGCGTAATCGGTCTCGATGACGCGTCGGCTGAACTGACAGGGGCGAGCGCCTCGGCCAATTCGAGCCGCTGA
- a CDS encoding LpqB family beta-propeller domain-containing protein codes for MRRRASGIVALLLAALVLTGCVGIPTSGDVTVGQKLEEQDSGDFEFFPLEPTKGADQEAILAGFVAAFTGAAEDFRVAREFLSKSFADDWNPRSGVTVRTALQRFSSVDAATMQYSVAAEATVDSTGAYRQNGEPVPLTLRFEFVQEDGEWRINSAPDGIVLADATFRSIFDTHVLYFLGPTDTALVPDLRWFPSGSAALRVVSALLAGPPDWLRGAASTAFPEGTKLVAPSVEVQSGVAIVDLSTSALEADLEERQLMQLQLTRSLATVSNVRRVSLSVGGTPLDIAELGASAPRSNPQVDSRAVGLSDGTFGYVSGDQTVPIEPLSERIVATGPRGATVSIGSFTAAVLGSAGVSVVRSGDPGTTLLDGRQNLTVPSLDNGHVWSASRSTPGSIRVFDFAGAFRDLPTGLPANAGIVSIDVSRDGARIAIFASTPAGPRLQVRAINRDPDANEFPASLSEPALDVVATSGVAVDATWVDELSVATLVRDEAEDSVVLYQVGGERTSLSRIPPATALVGGNGRAGLRALGESGTILERSGNSWTDTRRAVEFLATQR; via the coding sequence ATGCGTAGGCGCGCGAGCGGGATCGTGGCGCTGCTCCTCGCGGCGCTCGTGCTCACCGGCTGTGTCGGCATCCCGACCTCCGGCGACGTGACGGTCGGGCAGAAACTCGAGGAGCAGGACTCCGGCGACTTCGAATTCTTCCCACTTGAGCCGACGAAGGGAGCTGACCAGGAGGCGATCCTGGCCGGATTCGTCGCGGCGTTCACCGGGGCGGCAGAGGACTTCCGGGTGGCCCGCGAGTTCCTCAGCAAATCTTTCGCCGACGACTGGAACCCGCGCAGCGGGGTGACTGTGCGCACAGCGCTCCAGCGCTTCTCGTCGGTCGACGCTGCAACGATGCAGTACTCGGTGGCCGCGGAGGCGACTGTCGACTCCACTGGCGCGTACCGGCAGAACGGCGAGCCGGTCCCGTTGACCCTGCGGTTCGAATTCGTGCAGGAGGACGGCGAGTGGCGGATCAACTCCGCCCCCGACGGAATCGTGCTCGCGGATGCGACCTTCCGGTCGATCTTCGACACGCACGTGCTCTATTTCCTCGGCCCCACCGACACCGCCCTTGTGCCCGACCTGCGCTGGTTCCCGAGCGGCAGCGCCGCGCTCCGCGTCGTCTCCGCACTGCTCGCCGGGCCGCCGGACTGGCTGAGGGGAGCTGCAAGCACGGCATTCCCGGAGGGGACGAAGCTCGTGGCGCCGAGCGTCGAGGTGCAGTCGGGCGTGGCGATCGTCGACCTCTCCACCTCAGCACTTGAGGCCGACCTCGAGGAGCGGCAGCTCATGCAGCTCCAACTGACGAGGAGCCTCGCCACCGTTTCCAACGTGCGCCGGGTCAGCCTGTCCGTCGGCGGCACCCCTCTGGACATCGCGGAGTTGGGCGCGTCGGCACCGCGCTCCAACCCTCAGGTCGACTCCCGTGCTGTCGGCCTCAGCGACGGCACGTTCGGGTACGTGTCCGGGGACCAGACCGTCCCTATCGAGCCGTTGAGCGAGCGAATCGTCGCGACCGGCCCCCGCGGCGCCACGGTGTCTATCGGATCCTTCACGGCAGCTGTGCTCGGCAGCGCGGGCGTCTCGGTCGTCCGGTCAGGCGACCCCGGCACGACCCTCCTCGACGGGCGCCAGAATCTGACCGTTCCCTCGCTCGACAACGGGCACGTCTGGTCGGCGTCCCGATCGACGCCGGGCAGCATCCGCGTGTTTGACTTCGCCGGCGCCTTCCGCGACCTGCCGACCGGGCTCCCCGCCAACGCAGGAATCGTGTCGATCGACGTATCGCGCGACGGCGCCCGCATCGCCATCTTCGCGTCGACCCCGGCCGGCCCGCGCCTGCAGGTGCGGGCAATCAACCGCGACCCCGATGCGAACGAGTTCCCCGCGAGCCTGAGCGAGCCTGCCCTCGACGTCGTCGCCACGTCCGGTGTCGCCGTCGACGCGACCTGGGTCGACGAGCTCTCCGTCGCGACGCTCGTGCGAGACGAGGCCGAGGACTCCGTCGTGCTCTACCAGGTAGGCGGGGAACGCACGTCGCTGAGCCGTATCCCGCCCGCCACGGCTCTCGTCGGCGGCAACGGGCGTGCAGGCCTGCGTGCGCTCGGCGAAAGCGGCACGATCCTTGAACGCAGCGGCAACTCATGGACCGACACCCGTCGCGCGGTGGAATTCCTCGCAACCCAGCGCTGA
- a CDS encoding ComF family protein yields the protein MLTIRAWSAVLRSSLLDAWSVVAPVECAGCGLADRALCEQCRAQLEPSIFTTEIGSLETTSALRYEGAARLVIVAMKEQGRTDVAGPLAAALSAALTAALGGSVGSIELVTVPGSRAAYRRRGYEPVALLLRRAGAPRASRVLTRVRATEHQKTLGRAARGANLAGSLGVSQSLGGRRFLLVDDVATTGATLLEASRAIRAGGGIVTGAVTLAVTPLRFPTVPATSPDSGNPPQRQQ from the coding sequence ATGCTCACAATCCGCGCGTGGTCTGCCGTACTGCGCTCCAGCCTGCTCGACGCGTGGTCGGTCGTGGCACCCGTGGAGTGCGCCGGGTGCGGCCTGGCAGACCGGGCACTGTGCGAGCAGTGCCGTGCGCAGCTCGAGCCGAGCATCTTCACCACCGAGATCGGCTCTCTCGAGACGACGAGCGCGCTGCGCTACGAGGGCGCCGCGCGCCTCGTGATCGTGGCGATGAAGGAGCAGGGCCGCACCGACGTCGCCGGCCCGCTCGCCGCCGCCCTGTCGGCGGCGCTCACGGCGGCGCTTGGCGGATCGGTCGGCTCGATCGAGCTGGTCACGGTGCCGGGGAGCAGGGCCGCGTACCGCCGCCGCGGCTACGAACCAGTTGCACTGCTGCTGCGCCGCGCGGGGGCGCCGCGGGCCTCCCGGGTGCTCACGAGAGTGCGCGCCACGGAGCACCAGAAGACGCTCGGCAGGGCGGCGCGCGGTGCGAACCTGGCCGGATCGCTCGGCGTGAGCCAGTCGCTCGGCGGCCGTCGATTCCTGCTCGTCGACGACGTCGCCACGACCGGGGCGACTCTGCTCGAAGCGTCCCGCGCGATTCGCGCGGGCGGAGGAATCGTCACTGGTGCGGTGACCCTCGCGGTCACTCCGCTGCGCTTTCCCACCGTTCCTGCGACTTCCCCGGACTCGGGGAACCCGCCGCAACGCCAACAGTGA